A genomic window from Cloacibacillus evryensis DSM 19522 includes:
- a CDS encoding DUF362 domain-containing protein: protein MPSVYFTGSGKLRSEYDASEAAARLMLTVSEREGIPFGRSVPLKVHFGERGNESFIRPALYDGIIDALLARGVASSFMETSVLYAGPRMRRESHMRLAAEHSFTRLPVVIADGEAGESFYEVPIGKKHFKSCKLGAAFRDFSRFVVLSHFKGHRIAGFGGAIKQLSMGFAAKGGKLAMHMGIKPFIFRPLCRRCGLCAANCPVHAIAKDGAYRIDAAKCIGCGACFALCPHKAVSIYTPKSIVHALLRRGDFLERLAEYAYAAALGRRNIYVSYAMNVTANCDCIGKKMSPLIPDVGIFASADPVALDAACLDAAAAAGARFKGRRQLEYAEEIGLGSAKYELISI from the coding sequence ATGCCGAGCGTTTATTTTACCGGCTCAGGAAAATTACGTTCCGAGTACGACGCTTCGGAGGCCGCGGCGCGGCTGATGCTTACCGTCTCCGAGCGCGAGGGCATACCTTTCGGGCGCAGCGTGCCTTTGAAGGTACATTTCGGCGAGCGCGGCAACGAGAGCTTCATCCGGCCGGCGCTGTACGACGGCATAATCGACGCGCTGCTTGCGCGCGGCGTCGCCTCATCGTTCATGGAAACTTCCGTGCTCTATGCCGGCCCGCGCATGAGGCGTGAAAGCCACATGCGGCTCGCCGCGGAGCACAGCTTCACGCGCCTGCCCGTCGTCATTGCGGACGGCGAAGCGGGCGAATCGTTTTACGAGGTCCCTATCGGGAAAAAGCATTTCAAGAGCTGCAAGTTGGGCGCGGCGTTCCGCGATTTCAGCCGGTTCGTCGTGCTGTCGCATTTCAAAGGACACAGGATAGCCGGCTTCGGCGGCGCGATAAAACAGCTTTCGATGGGGTTTGCCGCAAAGGGCGGCAAGCTCGCGATGCACATGGGCATAAAGCCGTTCATCTTCCGGCCGCTCTGCAGGCGGTGCGGCCTCTGCGCGGCCAACTGCCCGGTCCATGCTATCGCCAAAGATGGCGCATACCGCATCGACGCTGCGAAATGCATCGGCTGCGGCGCTTGTTTCGCGCTCTGCCCGCATAAGGCCGTCTCCATCTACACGCCGAAAAGCATCGTGCACGCGCTGCTGCGGCGCGGCGATTTCCTCGAACGCCTCGCGGAGTACGCTTACGCCGCCGCGCTTGGACGCAGGAATATCTACGTCAGCTACGCAATGAACGTAACGGCCAACTGCGACTGTATCGGCAAAAAGATGTCCCCGCTCATCCCGGACGTTGGCATATTCGCCTCGGCTGACCCTGTGGCGCTCGACGCCGCCTGTCTCGACGCCGCGGCGGCGGCCGGCGCGCGCTTCAAAGGCCGCCGCCAGCTCGAATACGCCGAGGAGATAGGGCTGGGCAGCGCGAAATACGAACTGATAAGCATCTGA
- a CDS encoding cyclophilin-like fold protein — MRKTFFSARLLSLLLVFAGCGVVGAACPAPAQAAPAPVKAQGAEKYSTRRIAGGTKVRLVVGDKVIPATLNDSRSAKELISRLPYTVSMSKYSHDYCGVMARPLSYDKKDVHNGWLNGDIDFATDGNYFTILYKDEDISKQFGFQVNIGVIDAPLSVMDTLPGSIEMRIELAK; from the coding sequence ATGCGCAAAACATTTTTCTCAGCGCGCCTGCTGAGTCTCCTGCTGGTTTTCGCCGGATGCGGCGTCGTCGGCGCGGCATGTCCCGCCCCGGCCCAAGCCGCTCCCGCGCCCGTAAAGGCGCAGGGCGCAGAAAAATATTCGACACGCCGGATAGCGGGCGGCACGAAGGTCCGGCTCGTAGTCGGGGACAAGGTCATCCCCGCGACGCTGAACGACAGCCGTTCGGCGAAGGAACTTATATCGCGCCTGCCGTACACGGTGAGCATGAGCAAATATTCTCACGATTACTGCGGCGTCATGGCCCGGCCGCTATCCTACGATAAAAAGGATGTGCACAACGGATGGCTCAACGGCGATATCGACTTTGCGACAGACGGGAATTATTTTACGATCCTCTATAAGGACGAAGATATCTCAAAGCAGTTCGGCTTCCAGGTCAACATCGGGGTGATAGACGCGCCGCTTTCCGTGATGGATACGCTCCCGGGCTCGATCGAGATGCGCATCGAATTGGCAAAATAG
- a CDS encoding LysR family transcriptional regulator, producing MELRLFRYFLAVAKEQNITKAARVLCVTQPTLSRQLSELEAELGTQLLIRGKRKVTLTDKGSLFRRRAEEIVMLADRAEQEVKTPDYLAKGDIYIGCAETETMRIVAKTAKELQQDYHNLCYHLSSGNAEDLRLRLEKGLLDFCVLMDPFDKRDFNYIELPGKDVWGLLMRKDSLLVSHERITAAELKDLPLLVSQQEEQSAEGLKKWLKGRELNIVGTYNLLYNTTLMVEEGMGYALTLDKLAPTGNDSVLCFKPLYPAVETSSYFVWKKFQIFSQAAKIFLNKMRETYER from the coding sequence ATGGAACTCAGGCTTTTTCGATATTTTCTGGCCGTCGCGAAGGAACAGAACATCACAAAGGCCGCCAGGGTGCTGTGCGTTACCCAGCCGACGCTGTCGCGGCAGCTCTCGGAGCTCGAGGCGGAGCTGGGGACTCAACTGCTGATAAGGGGTAAGCGGAAAGTAACGCTGACAGACAAGGGCTCGCTCTTCCGCCGGCGCGCCGAGGAGATCGTGATGCTCGCGGACAGGGCCGAGCAGGAGGTAAAGACGCCGGACTATCTTGCCAAGGGCGATATCTATATCGGATGCGCGGAGACGGAAACGATGCGCATCGTCGCAAAGACGGCGAAGGAGCTGCAGCAGGATTATCACAACCTTTGCTATCACCTATCCAGCGGCAACGCGGAAGACCTGCGGCTGCGCCTTGAAAAGGGACTGCTTGATTTCTGCGTATTAATGGACCCCTTCGACAAAAGGGACTTCAACTATATAGAGCTGCCGGGAAAAGACGTCTGGGGCCTGCTGATGCGAAAAGACAGCCTGCTCGTCAGCCATGAGCGGATAACCGCCGCCGAACTGAAGGATCTGCCGCTGCTCGTATCGCAGCAGGAGGAGCAGAGCGCGGAGGGGCTGAAAAAATGGCTCAAGGGCAGGGAGCTCAATATAGTCGGGACATATAACCTCCTCTATAACACCACGCTGATGGTCGAAGAGGGTATGGGCTATGCGCTGACGCTCGACAAACTTGCCCCAACCGGGAATGACAGCGTTCTCTGCTTCAAGCCGCTCTATCCGGCGGTGGAAACGAGCTCCTATTTCGTCTGGAAAAAGTTCCAGATATTTTCCCAAGCCGCGAAGATATTCCTTAATAAGATGCGGGAGACGTACGAACGTTAG
- a CDS encoding cyclophilin-like fold protein, whose product MKKTTAAALLMLAFSAICCLTGDAGAAEKILLTAGGKSFTAELNDGPAAAALLKKMPFTLEMKDLNENEKFAYLDGALPAKASAPGTIRAGDIMLFGADCLVVFYKTFPTAYSYTPLGKIEGAETVSALSGKDGIKITFSRNKTKSK is encoded by the coding sequence ATGAAAAAAACGACCGCGGCAGCGCTGCTGATGCTGGCGTTCTCAGCCATCTGCTGTCTTACCGGAGACGCGGGCGCCGCTGAAAAGATACTGCTCACGGCGGGAGGCAAAAGTTTCACGGCAGAGCTGAACGACGGTCCCGCAGCGGCGGCTCTGTTAAAAAAGATGCCGTTTACGCTGGAGATGAAGGATCTGAACGAGAATGAAAAATTTGCGTATCTGGACGGAGCGCTGCCTGCTAAGGCCTCCGCACCGGGCACCATACGCGCGGGGGATATCATGCTGTTCGGAGCGGACTGTCTCGTCGTTTTTTACAAAACGTTCCCGACGGCTTACAGCTATACGCCGTTAGGAAAAATAGAGGGCGCGGAAACCGTATCGGCGCTCTCGGGCAAAGACGGCATAAAGATCACCTTTTCAAGAAACAAAACAAAATCAAAATAA
- a CDS encoding alpha/beta hydrolase gives MTIDLAQKIFLAAAIALISALALVSANAAFAADADPWFAPLPKQAPAPQYADHGADNFYKSDKVTAKDVSFKNQFDMKVAGRLFVPKSYKQGQKLPAIVVGHPMGAVKEQSAALYAQKMADRGFAALAVDLPFWGSSDGTPRNSVNPDLYSEAFMAAVDYLGTRDFVDRERIGGIGICGSGSFLISAAKIDPRIKAVATVSMYDMGQAMRNALNKSQTVEQRKAYIAAAAQQRYAEFQGGKRRLLGGTTHTLDAQTDPIQQEFYDFYRTTRGAAAGKGQDLNTTTHPTFASAVKFMNFYPFEDIETISPRPMLFITGDQAHSKEFSEDAYKRSAEPKELHYVKGAGHVDLYDKTDLIPFDKLNDFFTANLK, from the coding sequence ATGACGATCGACCTTGCACAAAAAATTTTTCTTGCCGCGGCCATCGCGCTGATCTCGGCGCTGGCCCTGGTATCGGCGAACGCCGCGTTCGCCGCTGACGCGGACCCGTGGTTTGCCCCGCTCCCTAAACAGGCTCCGGCTCCGCAATACGCCGACCACGGCGCGGACAACTTCTATAAGAGCGACAAAGTAACGGCGAAAGACGTCTCGTTCAAAAATCAGTTCGACATGAAGGTCGCCGGCAGACTCTTTGTACCAAAATCCTACAAGCAGGGGCAGAAGCTCCCCGCGATCGTTGTCGGCCACCCGATGGGCGCCGTGAAGGAGCAGAGCGCGGCGCTTTACGCGCAGAAGATGGCAGACCGCGGATTTGCCGCGCTCGCTGTCGACCTGCCTTTCTGGGGCTCGAGCGACGGTACGCCGCGCAACAGCGTCAACCCCGACCTCTACTCCGAAGCCTTCATGGCCGCGGTCGATTACCTTGGGACGCGCGATTTCGTCGACCGTGAGAGGATCGGCGGCATAGGCATCTGCGGCAGCGGTTCGTTCCTCATAAGCGCCGCGAAGATCGACCCGCGCATCAAGGCCGTAGCCACGGTATCGATGTACGATATGGGGCAGGCCATGCGTAACGCGCTTAATAAGTCGCAGACTGTGGAGCAGAGAAAGGCTTATATCGCCGCCGCGGCACAGCAGCGCTACGCCGAGTTCCAGGGCGGAAAGCGCAGGCTCCTGGGCGGCACGACGCACACGCTTGACGCGCAGACCGATCCCATCCAGCAGGAATTTTACGATTTTTACCGCACGACGCGCGGAGCCGCGGCGGGCAAAGGCCAGGACCTCAATACCACGACGCACCCGACCTTCGCAAGCGCGGTAAAGTTCATGAACTTCTATCCTTTTGAGGATATAGAGACGATCTCCCCGCGCCCGATGCTCTTCATAACGGGCGACCAGGCGCACTCTAAAGAGTTCAGCGAAGACGCCTACAAGCGCTCCGCGGAACCAAAGGAGCTCCACTATGTAAAGGGCGCGGGCCATGTCGACCTTTATGACAAGACAGACCTCATACCGTTTGACAAACTGAACGATTTCTTCACCGCGAACCTGAAGTAA
- a CDS encoding flavodoxin: MTREEDNSTVVFAGYPNWWGDMPMILYSFLENADLSGKRVIPFVTHGGSGFSGTVETIAKLQPRAAVDRNGISISRNDVQDCAPDVSEWLKNLK; the protein is encoded by the coding sequence ATGACGAGAGAGGAAGATAACAGCACCGTGGTCTTCGCCGGTTATCCGAATTGGTGGGGCGATATGCCGATGATCCTCTACTCCTTTTTAGAGAATGCAGACCTCTCCGGCAAAAGGGTCATCCCATTCGTCACCCACGGCGGCAGCGGTTTTTCCGGCACCGTCGAGACGATCGCAAAACTGCAGCCGCGTGCCGCCGTGGACAGGAACGGGATCAGCATCTCCAGAAACGATGTCCAGGATTGCGCGCCGGATGTGTCGGAGTGGCTTAAAAACCTGAAATAA
- a CDS encoding cyclophilin-like fold protein, with translation MTLYTPWNTLVFYYKDFGYNEDLVPMGHVESGMELLAAMGDKFTVAMELMDEGSAKHPAAKSTAVRMTANGTTVTATRCR, from the coding sequence GTGACGCTCTACACTCCGTGGAACACGCTAGTCTTTTACTACAAGGACTTCGGCTACAATGAGGACCTCGTGCCCATGGGACATGTCGAGTCCGGCATGGAGCTGCTGGCGGCTATGGGAGATAAGTTCACTGTGGCGATGGAACTTATGGATGAGGGAAGCGCGAAACACCCGGCGGCAAAATCCACAGCCGTGAGGATGACCGCTAACGGCACGACCGTCACGGCGACGAGGTGCAGATGA
- a CDS encoding SDR family oxidoreductase: protein MKKRTWLITGVSSGFGYEMSRQLLERGDRVVGTVRGRDRVAALIEKYPDTFDCGLLDVTDVPAIHRFVDDAFRKHGRIDVVVSNAGYGLFGAAEELSDAEIDHIIATNLTGSIQLIRSALPHLRAQGGGRVIQMSTYGGQVAFAGNSLYHATKFGIEGFCESIAQEAAPFNIGVTLVEPGGARTEFRYGSAKVAKMMVEYEGNPAHAFLKMLDAANGLAPGDPVRMAARIIESADKEPAPLRMVLGSQALDRTISTLRARLADFEEQRELAASTDFPEGE from the coding sequence ATGAAAAAACGTACTTGGCTCATCACGGGCGTCAGCAGCGGTTTCGGCTATGAAATGAGCAGGCAGCTCCTGGAACGGGGGGACCGCGTCGTCGGCACTGTGCGCGGCCGTGACAGGGTCGCGGCGCTCATTGAGAAGTATCCGGACACCTTTGACTGCGGGCTTCTCGACGTCACCGACGTTCCCGCGATCCACAGGTTCGTCGACGATGCTTTCAGGAAGCACGGCAGGATAGACGTCGTCGTCAGCAACGCGGGCTACGGGCTCTTCGGCGCCGCAGAGGAGCTTTCGGACGCGGAGATAGACCACATTATCGCCACGAATCTCACCGGTTCCATCCAGCTGATAAGGTCGGCTCTGCCGCACCTCCGCGCGCAGGGCGGCGGCCGCGTCATCCAGATGTCGACCTACGGCGGGCAGGTCGCCTTTGCCGGCAATTCTCTCTACCACGCCACGAAGTTCGGCATCGAGGGCTTCTGCGAATCGATCGCGCAGGAGGCCGCGCCCTTCAACATCGGCGTGACGCTCGTGGAACCCGGCGGAGCCCGCACCGAGTTCCGCTATGGGAGCGCGAAGGTGGCGAAGATGATGGTGGAATATGAGGGCAATCCGGCCCACGCCTTCCTCAAGATGCTGGACGCCGCGAACGGCCTGGCCCCAGGCGATCCCGTCCGCATGGCGGCCCGCATCATTGAGAGCGCGGATAAGGAACCCGCACCGCTGCGGATGGTGCTCGGCTCACAGGCGCTTGACCGCACGATCTCCACTCTCAGGGCACGCCTCGCCGATTTTGAAGAACAGAGAGAGCTCGCGGCCTCGACTGATTTTCCCGAGGGCGAATAG
- a CDS encoding carboxymuconolactone decarboxylase family protein, whose product MAITAAAKEYHERMFPGYRSTFLDTDPEFIERFDNFAFDEVVNSDDLDGRTRMTAILASLVGCQGIDEYRAILPAALNFGVTPTEAKEMLYQAAAYLGIGRLYPFLRAANEILAERGVRLPLPGQSTTAAEERLAAGERAQIEIFGDGMKDFWRSGPEDSRHINRWLTDNCFGDWYTRGGLDLRRREMLTFCFLAAQGGCERQLASHIAANIRLGSGKEFLIKVISQCIPFIGYPRALNALDCINKISE is encoded by the coding sequence ATGGCGATCACAGCGGCGGCTAAAGAATATCACGAGAGGATGTTTCCCGGTTATCGTTCCACATTTCTCGACACGGACCCGGAATTTATCGAAAGATTTGATAATTTTGCCTTTGACGAGGTGGTAAACAGCGACGACCTTGACGGGAGGACGCGCATGACGGCGATACTCGCGTCGCTGGTCGGCTGTCAGGGGATCGACGAATACCGCGCGATACTGCCGGCGGCGCTGAACTTCGGCGTGACGCCGACGGAGGCTAAGGAGATGCTCTACCAGGCGGCGGCCTATCTCGGCATCGGGAGGTTATATCCCTTTCTGCGCGCCGCCAACGAAATACTAGCGGAGCGCGGCGTCCGGCTGCCTCTGCCGGGGCAGTCGACGACGGCGGCGGAGGAACGGCTGGCGGCCGGAGAGCGGGCGCAGATCGAGATCTTCGGCGACGGTATGAAGGATTTTTGGAGGTCAGGGCCGGAAGACAGCCGTCACATCAACCGCTGGCTGACGGACAACTGCTTCGGCGACTGGTACACGCGCGGCGGCCTTGACCTTCGGCGGCGCGAGATGCTGACCTTCTGTTTTCTCGCGGCACAGGGCGGCTGCGAAAGACAGCTTGCCTCCCATATCGCGGCGAATATCCGCCTCGGCAGCGGCAAAGAGTTTCTTATCAAGGTCATATCCCAGTGCATACCCTTTATCGGTTATCCGCGCGCGCTGAACGCGCTGGACTGCATAAATAAAATTTCTGAATAA
- a CDS encoding LysR family transcriptional regulator yields the protein MLLRQMKYFTAVVECGSFTEAAEECFISQSAVSQQIQALENDLGVKLLHRESRGFSLTPAGEYFYRRARELLADAETMRRETVRIGLGERRLRVGYLKCYGGQELLQAAADFSRDHPEVSLQTISGTHEELYDALREGTADLVLSDQRRAFSDEYVNFHLLRCGCFAELSPAEPLAAKEYAALEELREMACILVSSKEQRRGEEEFYRGALGFAGKFIFAETLEEGRFMAAGRKGFMPVAAVGTLPPPASSIVRLPIRNADGPLRRNYCAFWKKDTENPYAELFAEILYKLLNK from the coding sequence ATGCTTTTGCGGCAGATGAAATACTTCACGGCGGTCGTGGAATGCGGCAGCTTTACCGAGGCCGCGGAGGAATGCTTTATCTCGCAGTCGGCGGTTTCGCAGCAGATCCAGGCATTGGAAAACGACCTGGGAGTAAAGCTGCTGCACAGGGAAAGCAGAGGCTTTTCCCTGACTCCTGCGGGGGAATATTTTTATCGCCGCGCGAGGGAGCTGCTCGCCGATGCGGAAACCATGCGCCGCGAGACCGTGCGCATCGGCCTCGGGGAACGGCGGCTGCGCGTCGGTTATCTCAAGTGCTACGGCGGACAGGAGCTGCTTCAGGCAGCGGCGGATTTTTCCCGGGATCACCCCGAGGTTTCGCTGCAAACCATTAGCGGCACCCACGAGGAGCTCTACGACGCACTGCGCGAGGGGACGGCCGATCTGGTCTTGAGCGACCAGCGACGGGCATTTTCGGATGAATATGTAAACTTTCACCTGCTCCGCTGCGGCTGCTTCGCGGAGCTGTCTCCGGCGGAGCCGCTCGCCGCGAAGGAATACGCGGCGCTCGAAGAGCTCAGGGAAATGGCTTGTATCCTCGTATCATCGAAGGAACAGCGGCGCGGCGAAGAGGAGTTTTACCGCGGCGCGCTTGGCTTCGCCGGCAAATTTATCTTTGCCGAAACTCTCGAGGAGGGCCGTTTTATGGCCGCCGGCAGGAAGGGCTTTATGCCGGTAGCGGCCGTAGGCACGCTTCCGCCGCCCGCCTCCTCGATCGTCAGACTGCCGATCCGGAATGCCGACGGCCCGCTGCGCCGTAACTACTGCGCATTCTGGAAAAAGGACACGGAAAACCCCTACGCGGAGCTTTTCGCGGAGATACTTTACAAACTGCTCAATAAATAG
- a CDS encoding DUF362 domain-containing protein, whose protein sequence is MYDRFRKFIGIALALLVILSGGAAKAADENVSIVYFTKDISPAGLLKVYDKVNAGITGKVAIKLHTGEPKGPNLLPLPMIKALQAHIPNSNLAETNVYYSSPRQTTAGHRETIKTNGLDFCKVDIMDEFGAVMLPVRGGRHFKEMSMGKGIMDYDSMVVYTHFKGHTMGGFGGSMKNIAIGCADGKVGKAMIHAKEGQQWGQTQDAFMERMAESAKATVDHFGKHITFINVMKNMSVDCDCAGSSAAAPTAKDVGILGSTDLLAIDQATIDLVYKLPEAQQKDLRERIESRHGLRQLSYMEELGMGNRKYKLVSLD, encoded by the coding sequence ATGTATGACAGATTTAGGAAATTTATCGGTATCGCGCTGGCGCTGCTGGTCATCTTGTCGGGCGGGGCCGCGAAGGCGGCGGACGAAAATGTCTCGATCGTTTACTTTACGAAGGACATCAGCCCGGCGGGGCTTTTGAAGGTCTATGACAAGGTGAACGCGGGTATCACGGGCAAGGTGGCGATCAAGCTGCATACGGGCGAACCGAAGGGGCCGAACCTGCTGCCGCTGCCGATGATCAAGGCGCTGCAGGCGCATATCCCCAACAGCAATCTCGCGGAGACGAACGTATATTACAGCAGTCCGCGCCAGACGACGGCGGGCCACCGCGAGACGATCAAGACCAACGGCCTCGACTTCTGCAAGGTGGATATCATGGACGAGTTCGGCGCCGTCATGCTGCCGGTCAGGGGAGGCCGGCATTTCAAGGAGATGTCGATGGGCAAGGGCATCATGGACTACGATTCGATGGTCGTCTACACGCACTTCAAAGGGCATACGATGGGCGGTTTCGGCGGCTCGATGAAGAATATCGCCATCGGCTGCGCCGATGGCAAGGTGGGCAAGGCGATGATCCACGCCAAGGAGGGGCAGCAGTGGGGGCAGACGCAGGACGCCTTCATGGAGCGCATGGCCGAGTCCGCGAAGGCGACGGTCGACCATTTCGGCAAACATATCACCTTCATCAACGTGATGAAGAATATGTCGGTCGACTGTGACTGCGCGGGAAGTTCCGCCGCCGCGCCGACCGCGAAGGATGTCGGCATCCTCGGCTCGACAGACCTGCTCGCGATCGATCAGGCGACGATCGATCTTGTGTATAAGCTTCCCGAGGCGCAGCAGAAGGACCTGCGCGAACGCATCGAATCGCGCCACGGCCTGCGCCAGCTCTCATATATGGAGGAGCTCGGCATGGGTAACAGGAAGTATAAGCTCGTCTCGCTCGATTAA
- a CDS encoding energy-coupling factor ABC transporter permease: MHMSDALLSPSVAFAMCAASGAAIAWSVAKIKKEELSEKKLPIMAVAGAFVFAAQMINFTIPATGSSGHIGGGILLAALLGGAPALLTISAVLVIQCLFFADGGLLALGSNIFNMGVIPCLVIYPLLFKPLMKKGTASGRLTLASVVSVVVALQLGAFSVVLETLASGITALPFSSFVLLMQPIHLAIGIVEGLVTGAVLSFVWKTRPEILESAESGDDIPAGVPLKKVLAMLAALTLVTGAILSGFASSYPDGLEWSVMGVTGSEELEASGGAFESAAAIQEKTAFMPDYDYAEPAEGAPVSGTAAAGIIGSLMTFAAAAFIGAVISKSKRHKKAAANA; encoded by the coding sequence ATGCACATGTCAGACGCTCTATTATCGCCCTCCGTCGCTTTCGCGATGTGCGCGGCAAGCGGCGCGGCGATCGCCTGGTCGGTCGCCAAGATCAAGAAAGAGGAACTTTCGGAAAAGAAGCTTCCGATAATGGCTGTGGCCGGGGCTTTTGTCTTCGCGGCCCAGATGATCAACTTCACCATTCCCGCCACGGGCTCAAGCGGCCACATCGGCGGCGGGATACTGCTCGCGGCGCTGCTGGGCGGCGCTCCGGCGCTGCTGACTATCTCCGCGGTGCTCGTCATTCAGTGTCTTTTCTTTGCGGACGGCGGGCTGCTCGCTTTGGGCAGCAATATTTTCAATATGGGAGTCATTCCCTGCCTTGTCATCTATCCGCTGCTTTTCAAGCCGCTGATGAAGAAGGGGACAGCCTCGGGGCGGCTCACGCTTGCCTCGGTGGTCTCCGTCGTCGTCGCCCTGCAGCTTGGGGCTTTCTCGGTCGTCCTTGAGACGCTCGCCTCGGGCATTACGGCGCTGCCTTTTTCGTCGTTCGTGCTGCTGATGCAGCCGATACATCTGGCGATCGGCATCGTCGAAGGCCTGGTGACCGGCGCGGTGCTCTCATTTGTCTGGAAGACGCGTCCCGAGATACTTGAAAGCGCGGAGAGCGGCGATGATATCCCCGCCGGCGTCCCGCTGAAAAAGGTGCTTGCGATGCTCGCGGCGCTGACGCTGGTGACCGGCGCGATACTCTCTGGCTTCGCCTCCTCGTATCCGGACGGACTTGAATGGTCGGTCATGGGCGTGACGGGTTCGGAAGAGCTCGAGGCCTCCGGCGGCGCATTCGAGAGTGCGGCGGCGATACAGGAAAAGACGGCCTTCATGCCTGATTATGACTACGCGGAGCCAGCGGAGGGCGCTCCCGTCTCCGGCACCGCGGCGGCGGGCATCATCGGCTCGCTGATGACCTTCGCGGCGGCGGCGTTTATCGGCGCGGTCATCTCAAAGTCGAAGCGGCATAAAAAGGCGGCGGCGAACGCATAG
- the cbiQ gene encoding cobalt ECF transporter T component CbiQ, which yields MADLRGSIYEIYSLEQLAGGGSAIHSLDPRVKIAGTLFYIAAVISFGRGELSGLAPFVFYPAVALSLADIPFGMIFRRSLAALPFCLFAGISSLFFERTVLFTVCGFGVTTGWVTLFAIVFRTLLCVSAVLILVAVTPFRKLTGGLRSLRLPGILISLFEMTYRYLGTLAGEALSMYTAYSLRGGGKKGVEMRDMGSFAGQLLLRSFDRAERVYQAMKCRGYGGAPPAAANGGRLTPNDLIFLVILCGSSLLFRLINFPRLIGRLIECLI from the coding sequence ATGGCGGACCTGCGCGGCAGCATCTATGAAATATATTCCCTGGAGCAGCTCGCCGGAGGCGGTTCCGCCATCCATTCCCTCGATCCCCGGGTGAAGATAGCCGGAACGCTGTTTTATATCGCCGCCGTCATCTCCTTTGGCAGAGGCGAGCTCTCGGGGCTCGCGCCGTTTGTCTTCTATCCCGCGGTGGCGCTTTCGCTTGCGGACATTCCCTTTGGCATGATATTCAGGAGGAGCCTCGCGGCGCTGCCCTTTTGCCTCTTCGCGGGGATATCCTCTCTGTTTTTTGAGCGGACGGTGCTCTTTACCGTCTGCGGGTTCGGCGTCACGACTGGCTGGGTCACCCTTTTCGCGATAGTTTTCCGCACGCTTCTCTGTGTTTCGGCGGTGCTGATACTTGTCGCCGTCACGCCCTTCCGTAAGCTGACAGGCGGACTTCGCAGCCTGCGTCTGCCAGGCATATTGATCTCGCTCTTCGAGATGACCTACCGTTATCTCGGAACTCTGGCCGGCGAGGCGCTGTCGATGTACACCGCCTATTCGCTGCGCGGCGGCGGCAAGAAGGGCGTCGAGATGAGGGATATGGGCAGCTTCGCGGGGCAGCTGCTGCTTCGCAGCTTTGACCGCGCCGAACGCGTTTACCAGGCGATGAAGTGCCGCGGTTACGGCGGCGCGCCGCCGGCAGCCGCGAACGGAGGCCGCCTGACGCCGAACGATCTGATTTTCCTCGTCATTCTCTGCGGTTCTTCGCTTTTATTTCGACTCATAAATTTTCCCAGGTTGATCGGGAGGCTCATCGAATGCTTGATATAG